Proteins found in one Brachypodium distachyon strain Bd21 chromosome 5, Brachypodium_distachyon_v3.0, whole genome shotgun sequence genomic segment:
- the LOC100842922 gene encoding wall-associated receptor kinase 2: MEEFLHFPLLPLLLLLLTCSSPSFVHSMESSTSRCPPSNISIPYPFGIAGPGHSPSPAQGFEITCGLSGPILHINNSVFGILNISLMDGFISILATATKQPCSGNYTDFSLEGTNFTFSDTRNKFTAVGCDMVAMLVNGTSGYSSGCASFCSTKNIMVNGTCSGVACCQAPVPKGLKKLSLEFTNITGQLGRHNKDNSTLACPEAFIAEENSYVFSTLDLNLTKSLQYRPVVLEWSIDGGSCEEAKRSASYACRENSYCYDAANGIGYRCNCTNGYQGNPYLQGPDGCQDIDECSIESRCTHGCINMEGKFRCTCPSGMSGDGLKEGSGCKGIGTLQISIVAALALLLLLIVLGFWTHWLVKKRKFEKKRQRYFMQNGGVLLKQQMFSQRAPLRVFTSGELDKATNKFSDNNIVGRGGFGTVYKGILSDQMVVAIKRSQRIDQSQAEQFVNELVILSQVTHKNVVQLVGCCLETEVPLLVYEFIANGALFHHLHNTSAPLSWEDRLRIAFETASALAYLHLAAKMPIVHRDVKSSNILLDKSFTAKVSDFGASRPIPHNQTHVTTLVQGTLGYMDPEYFQTSQLTEKSDVYSFGVVLIELLTRERPISDGQIDEVRSLALHFSCLFHQHRLLEIVDSQVAEEAGMRHVKTVAQLAFRCLRLKGEERPRMVEVAIELEALRRLMKQHSVLKIEGEHLLGESRCNGDMKFDAQSNSSLDGIAKDESMEVILLPSNGLSC, translated from the exons ATGGAGGAGTTCCTTCACTTTCCTCTCCTGCcattgctcctcctcctcctcacatGTTCTTCTCCATCCTTTGTTCATTCTATGGAATCAAGTACATCCAGGTGCCCCCCCTCCAATATCTCCATCCCTTATCCTTTTGGTATTGCTGGCCCTGGCCATAGCCCCTCCCCAGCTCAAGGGTTTGAGATCACATGTGGTTTATCAGGCCCGATACTGCACATTAACAATAGTGTGTTTGGTATTCTCAACATCTCGTTGATGGATGGTTTCATAAGCATCTTGGCAACTGCCACTAAACAGCCTTGCAGTGGGAATTATACTGACTTTAGCCTTGAGGGGACCAACTTCACATTCTCTGATACAAGAAACAAGTTCACAGCAGTAGGCTGTGATATGGTGGCCATGCTGGTGAATGGTACAAGTGGTTATAGCAGTGGCTGCGCTTCTTTTTGCTCTACAAAAAATATCATGGTTAATGGTACTTGCTCTGGTGTGGCTTGCTGCCAAGCACCGGTGCCGAAGGGGTTAAAGAAGCTGTCTTTAGAGTTCACAAACATAACTGGGCAGCTTGGCAGGCACAACAAGGACAACAGTACTTTGGCATGTCCCGAGGCATTCATCGCGGAGGAGaattcctatgttttttctACCTTGGACCTGAATCTAACTAAGAGCCTTCAATATCGGCCTGTTGTTCTTGAGTGGTCCATAGATGGTGGTAGCTGTGAGGAGGCAAAACGCTCTGCATCATATGCCTGCAGGGAGAATTCTTACTGCTATGATGCAGCCAACGGAATTGGATATCGCTGCAATTGTACCAATGGATATCAGGGGAACCCATACCTGCAAGGGCCTGATGGATGCCAAG ATATTGATGAATGCTCCATCGAAAGTCGGTGCACGCATGGCTGCATCAACATGGAGGGAAAATTCCGCTGCACGTGCCCATCAGGAATGAGTGGTGATGGCCTCAAGGAAGGAAGTGGCTGCAAAGGAATTGGCACGCTGCAGATATCAATAG TTGCGGCTCTAGCTCTGCTACTGCTTCTCATCGTTCTCGGTTTCTGGACCCACTGGCTTGTTAAGAAGAGAaaatttgaaaagaaaagacagaGGTATTTTATGCAGAATGGTGGCGTGTTGTTGAAGCAGCAGATGTTTTCACAGAGGGCACCGTTGCGGGTATTTACCTCAGGCGAGCTTGACAAAGCAACCAACAAATTCAGTGACAACAATATAGTTGGTAGAGGTGGATTTGGGACAGTCTACAAAGGTATATTATCAGATCAAATGGTTGTAGCAATCAAAAGGTCACAGCGAATTGATCAGAGCCAGGCAGAACAATTTGTCAATGAACTGGTTATTCTTTCACAAGTGACCCACAAGAATGTGGTTCAACTAGTAGGTTGTTGTCTTGAGACTGAAGTTCCCTTATTGGTTTATGAATTTATCGCAAATGGGGCCCTTTTTCATCATCTTCACAATACATCAGCCCCATTGTCATGGGAGGATCGCCTAAGGATTGCATTTGAAACTGCTTCAGCACTTGCATACTTGCACTTAGCTGCGAAGATGCCAATTGTTCACAGAGATGTCAAGTCATCGAACATACTTCTTGACAAGAGCTTCACCGCAAAGGTATCCGATTTTGGTGCCTCAAGGCCAATACCTCATAATCAGACCCATGTGACGACCTTAGTTCAGGGCACGCTAGGGTACATGGACCCTGAGTACTTCCAGACAAGCCAACTGACtgagaaaagtgatgtttacAGCTTCGGTGTGGTACTTATCGAGCTATTGACAAGGGAGAGACCTATCTCTGATGGTCAGATTGACGAGGTGAGGAGCCTAGCATTGCATTTTAGTTGTTTATTCCATCAGCACCGGTTGCTGGAAATCGTAGATTCTCAAGTGGCCGAGGAAGCTGGGATGAGGCATGTTAAAACCGTTGCACAGTTGGCTTTCCGATGCTTAAGGTTGAAAGGTGAAGAGAGGCCAAGGATGGTAGAGGTTGCAATTGAACTTGAAGCCCTGAGAAGACTCATGAAACAACACTCGGTCCTGAAGATTGAAGGAGAGCATCTGCTTGGGGAGTCCAGATGCAACGGGGATATGAAGTTCGACGCGCAATCAAATTCGAGCCTTGATGGCATTGCCAAGGATGAAAGCATGGAGGTCATTCTACTCCCATCCAACGGTCTCTCATGCTAG